From Malaya genurostris strain Urasoe2022 chromosome 2, Malgen_1.1, whole genome shotgun sequence:
atgttaccataaatagatacatggtttgatagacgattatgaagtttgaaaacactattcatgtagtccatatcaacagaatttatgtagtaatcACATTAtcgtgatttttttgttttttaaccgactatgtatttcatttgtgctgactatacaaattgtcaataaacgaaTGTTCTATGTTATTGTCATATAAAGTTGCAATACAGCAGACAATTTCGTAACACATCAGtgaatgatttgaaaaaaatgtatattgtgacttatattgtgcaatttggaaggtcttgcaggtgagtaaattttgtatccttactagtttccgtcgttgaaattaaatttttcaacaattttgccggtaatggctgttttctagtgaaatcgacgtcctgtataatttttattattcgttatcggtcgctgtagaaacaacatcaagcgattgattaaaaacgacgaacatcatccgattcccggattcaaatcgctcgaatccgacggaaaaaataacaatatatggcaggtgggtattgaggtttgtttctggacttggctattaaTTTCTTCCATTTCTTCTTCAGGAAAAACTTCACTGAACAGAGCCTGGGATCAACAGTTGCAACCAAGCAATGCTGCTCCGTGTCTACGTTgataatcaatatttcaccaggcacatcatcataataaaattgtaataattgcaaaaataaaatagaattcaatgaaactattttgttgttcttgttctagaattcgaattcataaaactttttaacataagctcatgttttgctgatcttcagcattgttgaatcaaccactgccttcagtttcgaaataactagaagtgaaatgtcaaaaataccatggctctggttatagcgaaaaccacaatgtaaataaagattcggtcatggttagcctaaccatctcaatcgtattagttattcatacaatatactgttcaatattactattctagagccgataccatttatagtaaacatgaacttgtctattgttgaaatcatctgatttaatagtcggctgaaaaccactatactcgcatggtcaggttggccctctatatacccgaataaaaaatattgtagaaaaacaatacgatttgctgttacaaaacctctcacaattttgctttgatcattgaaaaatattttaatgtattgttgtacactattcaattaattgtgaacatgctttttacaataaaatgtataggttgttaagtatcgtaacaattcaaatcataaaattttctcatacatgttttcttggtaaacaatcaaatgtacagtttgcatattgtctgAAACataacgtgtacaataaattcaattgtagaatcgtagaagcaatatattgaatcgttggaaatttaaaaaaatcttgtcaagatacaataacatgtattgtaacccatatatctaaatgtgaatcaattgtttatgcagtaaaatcaatggtttatttttttacgggtagtaactgttaccataatatttttctgagtgcagatttaaaaaaaagatggCAGCTCTGCCTGCAACCCTGTCCGAAGAGGTTTGAATTTTTTACATGGCATCTCTGTTCAGAGCAGAGTTGCcagattatttttcaaaaatctgtcaaaactcaaaaatttatctggatttgtcagGGTGTACTatgtacacggaaaataaaaactacctattatttgacttctttttacttaattttgagtactttctttcattcgctcctttaattgttgtcaaaatacaaagagcaaaaccacccaacaacgagagtttcgttcaataagctaaaattaagtaaacctcaACCTGACTCAactatagagtaaatataactcatctttgagtatttttttgcacgtgtcttacgaaaactacctatagccactttacctaaaattaggttattgaacgaaacccccaaattgggtggaatgtacttaaaattaggttgatttgcggttccgtgtacaaCGAAATTTTTGCCGGACTTCATTTttagtaagcaaaaaaaaggcctccccacctatcgtatagaggccaaaaccgtaaagatctagcaagatctgacaaaatctaagaaagtttgaaaaatctgggaaaatttggaaaatctggcaaaagatcaggTTAGTTCCCGGTGGatgttgtcgacccgcatcggccCGATCATCGGGCcaattatcggaccgattgagcacgatatagggccgattgtagcgcttcgatcggcccgtcatcggacaattctgcaccatttgcatcaaccgcgtctaCCTaagaaagctttatgtttacattatgtatcgctagagaaacagagcgaaggaatatcaaacaatatGTATATGTTAAAAAATCTTTTgattcgatcatagaggctttaaccttaaggtcattcgcctcttagggccagaaagactctggccctatgttcggggttggaaatccaaccccgatatatcccatcccctgagtatgagacatccgctctctgctttggtatatcttcactcttttgttctaccaatacactatgtaagctcgaaacgcaatcaaaagctttcgtgcacgatgcgtccgatgttcggatttactgggtttgagtgtctggcgaagcaAGAtatatctggcatttgccagacaaatctggcaacctggcaacgctggttcAGAGTGATAAAAAAGTGCCGTTAAAAATTCCGAGTTCCGCTTGTTTtaagttttatttgaaatatttgcgTTGAAATGTCTTGTCCACGAGATATTTTAAAGAAACTGATGTATAAACCGAAGCCTTCAAAAAAGTCAGATGTTCTTACCGATCGGGAATACAAACGCCTGGCGTAAGATTTAGCTGTTAGATTTTTtagtcaagttgaaaatttgtttatttttagtgCAACTTCCTTCGAAGATTATTTGGCTCAGAATTACAACTGCTCGCAACTGAATAGACTCTGTTCATCGGAAAGAGATCATTTGCAGATTTATTATGAATATTTAGAAAGTTGTGAATTTTTTATTTAGTGTTATACGCGcagattatttttgttttcatttttctagAGAGGGTTGAGCGTAATCAAAAACGCATTCGAAACAAGCGCACAAAAAAGCCTCCGGCAGTCATTGTCAGGAACGTTCCTGccactagtggaattccaccaGTGTGTGTGGATGTGCCCATTGTAACAGTTTCTGAAGGTATTGATGGTAGATTGCTACCGACATTAGAAGATTTTGAGAATGTTTtgcgtgaaccaaacgaacaaaccgAAAGACATATGCAGGACAGTATACCAAATGAGAAAGATTTAGATACATCTTCACCTGAAATTGAGTTGTACCAAGTAATGGCCCCAAAGGAATTGTTGATTGAAGAAACCGTCACTACGACGACACTTGCGAATCCAGAATTAGAGGGTATAGTTGTCGATTTGGAGTCTGTGCCGTTGTCTGATCCCCAGGTAAGGGctgaaattttaaatgaatttccAAGCTTACGTCCCCGGGAAAGCAACGGACGGTTTGAGGACTTCGAAGAAAACCCACTGGCAGCAGAAACAGGATTACTAGTGCCCCCAACAACAGATGTTGGTTTGAAAGCTAGTACTCCTATTTCGTCCATTCCTATAAGTAATATTCGAAGAATAGTCCCTGGCGCAGATCGTCTTGAAACAGCGGATTTGAGTGCGATTAATGATCCTACTCCTTTGAAACCGAGGAGTTTATTACAGGTAAAAAGGCTTTCTAGAATTGTCAGATTTTACTATCTATTCGGTGTTTACAGGTGGATGCTCCTACAGAATTCCATGCTGTAGACGTTTCAAACACCCAGCAGCTAGAAGCACTCCTAGAAAAAGAACCGCAAGCTATTTTGTCCACCCAACAGATACCATTTATAGAACATGGTCGAAACGTAGAGCTGACTGAAGTAGACGAACAGATTTTACAAGAGGAACCAGTCCGGCCACAAACCGTCCCTGGCAATCCGACCACCTCGTCTGAGTCTTCTGTTGATCGGCCACCACCTGAGAGGCGAGTGCCAAAACTAGTTAAAAAAGTACGCTTGTATAATGATTCCATTGGAGAATCAAATGATTTGagaaaacagtttgaaattttcgacgatttagaagattttggcTGGTTTGATGCCGGACGTAATACGATAAAAGCGCTGGTAGCAATGCGTAGAAATCCAGACGCTCAGCAGATGCATCCGACGAATGAAATGCGAGTGCCACGTGAATCGCTGGTGGCTGACATAGAGCAGCAGCCGATACTGCGTGATAAGTCCACAACCTTCGCCGATATTAGCTCGATTCGGGAGCAAACTGCGGGTAAACTTTACATGATAATGGAAGGTCGTGAGGAAAATGACGTACAACTCCAACTGCAGTCTAGAACTGCTCCTGCTGCAATAGAAGAGCTATCCACGATACCAGAAATACCCATTGCCCAGACTATTTTGCCCGATTCACAGTTGTATCCGAGAATTTCCTTGATCGAAACCGGTAACGATATTCAACCGCTCGACCCGAatataacaaattttgaaacgcCGCAGATGGATAGTATTCGTATATCAGATAATAGGAACAGACAACCGGAAGCGATGATAGGAGATAAAAATTCGCAACAGGTTAACATGGATTCTGCTGCTTCTGTTCCAGCTGTTGTAATTCCTGACGATGGTTCTAAACGCCCAGATACATATCCAATGAAAGCACCATTTACTTTACATGATATGGTTTGTATTGAACTATATGCTATAGTAAATCAAAATCCGAACACTGATTCATTATAATACTATTTATCCGTCGTATTCGGGACAAATGCGTACTTATTATTTTACTTGTAGTGTAAGCCGTCAATAATGGATTTTAAAGTTGAGTAgtgaaaataaaagattttttcggTGTTTTGTTTTACTAAAGCTAGtagaaacatattcctcttataatAGAAgtcatttattatttcattaatcaGTTTATTTTATCCTTCCAGGATTTGGTATCGGTGAGTAATTGAATTAGAGATCTAACATGTAACAAAATGTAATTGCTTTAGACTTTTTCTTAGATCCTTCAAGTGTATATTGTCACACAGCACGAAATTCAGTGTACCCAACGTAATCGGGTTCTTCTTGAGCGTCTAATCCTGCTGGTAGATGCAACTGGATGCAGAAAAGCTTGTTGCAAGCTTTTCCGCAATTTATTGACGCTGAAAAGTTGGGGTTTGCTCGAACTAGGTCTGAGCGATGAATCGAAAATCAGAACAATATCGTTATCGTACTGAAGGGGTGGCAATCACTAAAATCAATTCGtatattttgttgaattttaATTGTAATTACATTCAATAtgtattttatttgtttaaataaaatgttttatcacATCGTCGTAATATTGTAATTATGttttagtttaatttttaaACGAAGGGGAAATAAATTCcaacacaaatttttatttgcacTGAACTAATCCTGCATCTTCGAAAACTAGGTTCATGATCGTAGTTCGCAAGCCACTCAAGGAATCAATATTTCTTAAATCATTCTGTACGTAATATTTGGTGGCCCGCAGAACCGTTCGtttgaaaaaaacaataaagAATACATTTATCCTCTTCCAACGAAGTCGTTTTGAATGTTTTCATAATCTTCCCTATGACAATATCCACGTCGCAAGCGAAATTAAAAAACTGTACGGACATTCGGGAGATCGTATCAATCCTCGGTCATCTAATCATAACTATGTTGAAGGGATGGAGAAAAACGCATTTCCAGGTGTGAAAATCCAGTATACTCCCTAGAGGCCTTCCATCGCCTCTGAATAAAGGAAAATTGATGGTCTATTCGAACCTTTCCGGTCCGATTTAGTGAAGACATGGGAATAGCAGCCATTTCATTATAAACTATCGTTCGTAATAGCATTAAAATAAGTAAAgaagtcgatagttttgagtttATTGAAATAAAGCGTAATGAGGTtaccattcaattttttttatcatctcTGATTCAGCTACTCACTATGCTAAAGTCTTAGGGAATCGACCAGTTTGTTCAAATGTACCAGCATCCAcaacttttttaaaatttaagtaATCTACACAATAAGATttgattccgttgttcggtaatttttttgacgaaaactttcggtaatcaatagaaattaccgatGTTTCGGTACatggatttttattttataaaaacgATGCCAATTTTTACCGGGCGATCAgttttaaggactattcacacatatccggtccggttcagtaccggcacgacaccgtgcacggatactgatattatttcattcgttttctatgcgcgcattcacacctatccggcaccgtaccgtttcagtgcagctcgccgtcagtgtagcgtccgtccggcaaactcaaaaggactattcacacatttcagttccgtgacggttcagtgaaagtgccttcagtgcgccgtcagtgttctttttttatcggaacccttccgttccgtttccgtgctgtttccgttccggcacagccaatggaATGACATACcggcttcagtgaaaataaaaaaatatcggtgacgacgaatttgagtttgccggacggacggtacactgacggcgagctgcactgaaacggcacggtgccgtATAGGTGTAAATGTGcgtatagaaaacgaatgaaataatatcagtatccgtgcacggtgtcgtgccggcactgaactggaccggatatgtgtgaatagtcctttacgcAAGTTTTTATTGCAGAATTCTCTGAATAGATTCTGGTGTCCGGCTGCTTCACCGTTAccagcagcgttgccaggttgccagatttatctggcaaatgccagatattTCTCACTTCGACAGACACTCAAAGTAACcaaatcttttgccagatttgccaaattttcccagattttccaaattttcctagattttgtcagatcttgctagatctttacggttttgccCTCTATACAATAGGTGGGGAGaccatttttttgctcactgaaaatgaagcccgacaaaaatttccttgtatatagtagacccagacaaatccagatatttttttgaattttgacagattttcgaaaaaataacctggcaactctggttaCCAGACATACACCTGTGAAAAAAGAACCAGTCGTGGCACTGCATATCagggaaaaatttgaaaaaatgttgagaaaaaattcagtttcatgTTCCGGTTGTTCGGAATTATGAGTGCCTTCCAGATCACTGCGCAacccgtcgagtccaccagaaattaccctcgaacgatacgtgttggcagcaagtggacttggagtgatatgaaattattttctgcctataaataaacaaaagctTTGAGTAGTtcgaatgttttaaaaacttgtgCGCCTCAATGCAATCGATGAacctttcaagatgtttttcgtttgttttataaaaagacactcactgaaaattttaataattttttgacagttagttttcgcGACAATCGGCATTTACGGAGGTTcgattattggaagataattttaccatacggacggtatgATTCTCACCGTACTCGACGACCactaccctctcagcaggccgttcaattttgttggtttttgagcgcttgttgaacaacatattgcacgaaatattcgttcaattagattgaacggtttgttgttttttctcttgcaaaaatagtgtgaaaattaagtgttatctttacatagaaagaaaatttgttgttattctacgtgaagtagaagtattgtgcaggtatgtattgttagtttaaacaaataagtggagaaaacttcagaaattct
This genomic window contains:
- the LOC131432653 gene encoding uncharacterized protein LOC131432653, whose translation is MSCPRDILKKLMYKPKPSKKSDVLTDREYKRLAATSFEDYLAQNYNCSQLNRLCSSERDHLQIYYEYLEKRVERNQKRIRNKRTKKPPAVIVRNVPATSGIPPVCVDVPIVTVSEGIDGRLLPTLEDFENVLREPNEQTERHMQDSIPNEKDLDTSSPEIELYQVMAPKELLIEETVTTTTLANPELEGIVVDLESVPLSDPQVRAEILNEFPSLRPRESNGRFEDFEENPLAAETGLLVPPTTDVGLKASTPISSIPISNIRRIVPGADRLETADLSAINDPTPLKPRSLLQVDAPTEFHAVDVSNTQQLEALLEKEPQAILSTQQIPFIEHGRNVELTEVDEQILQEEPVRPQTVPGNPTTSSESSVDRPPPERRVPKLVKKVRLYNDSIGESNDLRKQFEIFDDLEDFGWFDAGRNTIKALVAMRRNPDAQQMHPTNEMRVPRESLVADIEQQPILRDKSTTFADISSIREQTAGKLYMIMEGREENDVQLQLQSRTAPAAIEELSTIPEIPIAQTILPDSQLYPRISLIETGNDIQPLDPNITNFETPQMDSIRISDNRNRQPEAMIGDKNSQQVNMDSAASVPAVVIPDDGSKRPDTYPMKAPFTLHDMDLVSVSN